One Argentina anserina chromosome 6, drPotAnse1.1, whole genome shotgun sequence genomic window, GGACTGCTAGATTGATCAACTCTTGCTTCATCATCACCACTGGTAGTTCCCctaaaacttcattcactCACACAGCACAGATCTATATCATCCTCAATTCATCGATCATGACATTCCCCTCGGGATATATAAGGTAGCAAAAACTTAAAGATGCATGTTACACAATGCTCATGCCAAGAAACTCATAACTATAGTGACTACACGCACTTATACAGAAAATCGTTGCTAAACTCGCTAAGAATCCATGATCAGGCCTCAGTTGCACAGTTTCCATCTAGCTATTAGACATGCATGAACAATCATAGATATATAAAATTTCAACACACATAAATACTTTCCCATATGACTAACAAGCCAATTATtccaaaacaaattaaaaaaacccCAAACCATTacaaaattgatggaaatgaAGGACATGACGGAGTTTGCATCATTTTAACTTTCAACACAAATTAAGTAGTGTTACTACATGAAGAGTAGGATAAGTAGCTCGATGATGGATTTCATGAGGAACTTACTCCAAATTAGGAGGGAAGAAGTAGGCATGTAGTTGCGATGTTAGCGACTTGAGCTTGTCCCGGTAACTCGAAACTTTCAAGGGGGAAGATGTATAGGGAGGGAAGCCATTTTTAAAGATCTCCCACAACGATGGTTTGTGAATTGGTACTTCTTCCCTCTCTCGTTCTTCGCCGTCTCGAACTGTAAAGGCAGAAATAGAGACGACGAAGCAGAGGAGAATGAGAATAATCGGGGCAAGGATTCTGGTGTGTTTGAGTTCCATTATTGTGCTGCAGATGGGTTCTGAAAGGAGTATCGAGTATTATGATGCTGGGAACCGCTTTAGATGAAGAAAACTGAATGAGGTGTCCTGCTTTCGGGACACGTTTTCAGGTCAGGACAAGTGTCGGCACACAAGTGCTACGTGACGTTGCATGGTTCTTGGTGTACCCGTCGACGCCCCCTATCATTTTTTGCAAAGATACGTGTAAGTTGTTATGTAATTTAGAAAATGAATCATATATACACTCCCCGGCCAAATGTTCtgtaaaaatattaaaatcccTAAATTTCCTTCAACCCTCCTTTGTCGAAAAGAATTGGAGAAACCCTAGCACTAGCAGAGCAAGGGTACATTTGTGCTATAACTGATTAGATAATCAGGTTTACTATTCTCCACGGCTCCACTAATTAACTACGTAATTCAAAATCTACGTACAACAAAAATGTAGTCACAAATATTTTTACTGCTTACTTGTTTAGTGAAAttttcggtgaatttttttttttagaacaaaaaaattatatatactgcagcaaaatatatatgaattataGGCCATtattaatttcaatacatcaaCTTTTGAAACATAACTTTTAATACATTAGATATCAAGTCTAACTTAATATATACACACGATGTCATTGACGCCATTAATTTATAGACGGGTGTTATAATTTGTAAGGACATTTGGTCCCCTCGTGGTTTTAACCCTGAGAAACCTTCTCCTTACATCTCTAGCCCCAATTTGAgagaaattttcaaaaatggcCTCTTTTTAGCCTCTGAATTGATTATTAATCATGTTTTatcaaacaattgaaaaataaCCATATTAGGGAACTAAATGTCTCATATACCCTCATCTAAATTACTATCGATTCCCAACCTTTCAAACCACAAAAAGTGCATTACAAAAACAAGAGAAACAACTATCTTGAATGATCATAATTTTCAATGGCCGGAAGCCCACTTCCCAATCAACTTGTGGCATATGCTATTAGACGAACATGATCTTTTTGATCGGGTGAAGTATAAGTTTTATTTACAAACGAATTACCAAATCTGTTTGTGTTGATGATCAAATCGAAAAGTACTTTTGGAGAGCCTATGTACTATTCCCTATAAATTAATCTTAGTAGGAATATGTAATACAAATGCTAGCTAGCTATGTATATTTAATTGATGTTCTCTTAGCAAATTGAAAATGCAAATGAACATCAAGGAACTATCAAATGAAACATCAAGGATGAACTTTATCACTCTTGTAGCACTCTCTTAGATAAGGATCCAAGGGAAGAATGATCTTTCCTCCATTGTTGGATACGAGCTCTCTAAATGATCGTATGGACTACATGTAATGGAGATCAAAGATCAACTGATGATCAAGTGACAGCAAAAGAATGATCTCCAACTTTTGGCTTTCAAACTCTTGGGTAAAAAAGAGAGACGTTAACGAATTCTGTACTCCAGCTCACCTCATTCCACTGCATTTGCTTCCCTTAGAAATTCAGCATAATCAGCAAGGAAAAACATGGTGAGAAAAGAGCACTAACCAGATTCCTATTGGCGCATGAGGGGTTTGAAACAATGAATGAAGGTCGGGAACTCACTAGAAATTTAAATAAGGGTATATAAGACATTTAATCCCCTTGATATGGTTATTTTCCAACTGTTTGGTAAAACGTGGTTAATAATCAATTCAAAGGCTAAAAAGAgctatttttcaaaatttctcccAATTTGAAGGATTCCCAATTCTCCAAATCACAACTGCCCTGCCTACAGCGTTAACGCCTGTCATTGCTGACCTCCTCTTTGTTTCTGTCTCATTTTTAGTTGCTAGGTCTAGAGTCAAAGAAGTGAGTACTGCTTTGTTCATTTGGGTGCTGATCGAcagaggaaaaaaaagatatgATGGAGAATGAGCCGATGGGTCTAGTTGGAGTACCTTAGATTGGAGATTTGAGGACTTTTAGCGTTGTGAAGAATAAGAAGACGGAGATTGAGCCCCGATGAAGATGAGGGGTTTGGGTCCTGGGTATGTTTTGGAAGAGCCCTTTCTAATAAGGA contains:
- the LOC126799575 gene encoding uncharacterized protein LOC126799575 translates to MELKHTRILAPIILILLCFVVSISAFTVRDGEEREREEVPIHKPSLWEIFKNGFPPYTSSPLKVSSYRDKLKSLTSQLHAYFFPPNLDFRGTTSGDDEARVDQSSSPGGGGGAGEKVKEALSKSFVKSKETVEDTAKSAARAVGETMHETKENVKRSFSDRGGHQPEL